One genomic region from Lycorma delicatula isolate Av1 chromosome 1, ASM4794821v1, whole genome shotgun sequence encodes:
- the LOC142333026 gene encoding uncharacterized protein LOC142333026: MQGITKKYLTMFFIVTCAVERRPSWNVTLTHKIVYMIDCFAAIAISHCLKPCMAGIKVVKVNAGDIACLPDTALLEVSTLIFMMRRDSSLYYVEDKNEII, from the exons ATGCAAGGTATTACTAAAAAGTATCTGACCATGTTTTTTATTGTCACGTGTGCAGTAGAAAGGAGACCATCATGGAATGTGACCTTGACTCATAAGATTGTGTATATGATTGATTGTTTTGCTGCCATTGCAATCAGTCACTGCTTAAAACCAT GTATGGCGGGTATAAAAGTGGTCAAGGTTAATGCAGGAGATATTGCTTGTTTACCGGATACAGCCTTATTAGAGGTATCAACGTTAATTTTTATGATGAGAAGGGATTCAAGTTTATATTACGTTGaagacaaaaatgaaattatttaa